The following proteins come from a genomic window of Halomicroarcula saliterrae:
- a CDS encoding DUF7091 family protein, with translation MGDDDDRLERFISGTIRSVGSQLSEAKRAYSDGKRAAMAGLPRDENGRARIVCRRHAERRAVSLDERARPECFDPDHPDCQGCIEDIDAGSIETW, from the coding sequence ATGGGCGACGACGACGACCGACTGGAGCGCTTTATCAGCGGGACCATCCGCTCGGTCGGGAGCCAGCTTTCCGAGGCCAAACGCGCCTACAGCGACGGCAAGCGGGCCGCGATGGCCGGACTGCCACGCGACGAGAACGGCCGGGCGCGCATCGTCTGTCGCCGCCACGCCGAACGGCGTGCCGTCTCGCTGGACGAGCGGGCCCGCCCGGAGTGTTTCGACCCTGACCACCCCGACTGTCAGGGCTGTATCGAGGACATCGACGCCGGCAGTATCGAGACGTGGTGA
- a CDS encoding SDR family oxidoreductase, translating to MDLELAGNAVLCTAATSGLGRASAERFAREGADVAVCGTTQSHVDETRETLEAAGDGDVLAVEADITDPDEVEAFVEETVEQFGGLDHVVTSSGGPAPGPFMETTEREWYTAYDLLVMSVVWTTRAAYPYLKASEAGTVVNITSRSVREVIDDLVLSNAVRRAVIGLMKTQAREFAPEVRVNAVLPGAHETPRIEELVEAAVERGEYDSYEAGLASWSDAPLGRVGQPEELGDVVAYLSSARSSYVNGIAMPVDGGSMRS from the coding sequence ATGGATCTCGAACTTGCGGGCAACGCCGTTCTCTGTACCGCCGCGACCAGCGGACTGGGCCGAGCGAGCGCCGAGCGGTTCGCACGCGAAGGCGCCGACGTGGCCGTCTGCGGCACGACGCAGTCTCACGTCGACGAGACGCGCGAGACGCTCGAAGCCGCCGGTGACGGCGACGTGCTGGCCGTCGAGGCCGACATCACCGACCCTGACGAAGTCGAGGCGTTCGTCGAGGAGACCGTCGAACAGTTCGGTGGTCTCGACCACGTCGTCACCAGCTCCGGTGGGCCGGCGCCCGGCCCGTTCATGGAGACCACCGAGCGCGAGTGGTACACGGCCTACGACCTGCTCGTGATGAGCGTCGTCTGGACGACCCGCGCCGCGTACCCCTACCTCAAAGCCTCCGAGGCCGGCACCGTCGTCAACATCACCTCCCGGTCGGTCCGGGAGGTCATCGACGACCTCGTCCTCTCGAACGCGGTCCGGCGAGCGGTCATCGGTCTGATGAAGACGCAGGCACGCGAGTTCGCCCCGGAAGTGCGCGTCAACGCGGTGCTACCGGGCGCTCACGAGACGCCACGCATCGAGGAACTCGTCGAAGCCGCCGTCGAGCGCGGCGAGTACGACTCCTACGAGGCGGGGCTGGCGTCGTGGTCAGACGCGCCGCTGGGCCGCGTCGGCCAGCCCGAAGAGCTGGGTGACGTGGTGGCGTATCTCTCGTCGGCCCGGTCGTCGTACGTCAACGGTATCGCGATGCCGGTGGATGGTGGGTCGATGCGGAGCTAG
- a CDS encoding replication factor A (Replication protein A protects and stabilize the intermediate ssDNA that is generated by the unwinding action of a DNA helicase at the replication fork. In addition, SSBs prevent the formation of secondary structures by single-stranded template DNA.): MTESDLRTHAEEIHEQFSDQLDIDIDDVFERLDTLVNEYKVPATEARRSVVNTYLDEAGMDRDQLGGGGGGNEQVDVADVDAPEEWVDVRVTVVELWEPRADAVAQVGLLGDETGTIKFTKWSKSDLPELEEGKSYALTNVVTDEYQGRFSVKLNRTTTIEELDEEIEVGDDNVEVEGALVDIQSGSGLIKRCPEEDCTRVLQNGRCSEHGEVEGEFDLRIKGVLDDGEEVTEVIFDEEATEQLTGITLEEAKEMAMDALDTTVVADEMRADILGRYYRVTGPTFGRYVLADEQERLTGTVDADELLIKARSI, translated from the coding sequence ATGACAGAGTCAGATTTGCGTACCCACGCTGAAGAGATACACGAGCAGTTTTCCGACCAGCTCGACATCGACATCGACGACGTGTTCGAGCGTCTCGACACGCTGGTCAACGAGTACAAGGTGCCAGCGACCGAGGCCCGCCGGAGCGTCGTCAACACGTACCTGGACGAGGCCGGCATGGACCGCGACCAGCTCGGCGGCGGTGGCGGCGGCAACGAGCAGGTCGACGTCGCCGACGTCGACGCCCCCGAGGAGTGGGTCGACGTTCGAGTCACCGTGGTCGAACTGTGGGAGCCCCGCGCCGACGCGGTCGCACAGGTCGGCTTGCTCGGCGACGAGACGGGCACCATCAAGTTCACCAAGTGGTCGAAGTCCGACCTGCCGGAGCTCGAAGAGGGGAAATCCTACGCCCTGACCAACGTCGTCACCGACGAGTACCAGGGCCGGTTCTCCGTGAAGCTCAATCGGACGACGACCATCGAGGAGCTGGACGAGGAGATCGAGGTCGGCGACGACAACGTCGAGGTCGAGGGCGCGCTGGTCGACATCCAGTCGGGCTCGGGCCTCATCAAGCGCTGTCCGGAAGAGGACTGCACCCGCGTCCTCCAGAACGGCCGCTGTAGCGAACACGGCGAGGTCGAAGGGGAGTTCGACCTCCGCATCAAGGGCGTGCTGGACGACGGCGAGGAGGTCACCGAGGTCATCTTCGACGAGGAGGCCACCGAGCAGCTCACCGGCATCACCCTCGAGGAGGCAAAGGAGATGGCGATGGACGCGCTCGATACGACCGTCGTGGCCGACGAGATGCGCGCGGACATCCTCGGCCGGTACTACAGGGTCACCGGCCCGACGTTCGGCCGCTACGTGCTGGCCGACGAACAGGAGCGACTGACCGGGACCGTGGATGCGGACGAACTGCTGATCAAAGCGAGGTCGATCTAA
- a CDS encoding YccF domain-containing protein — translation MTDQPSLLVRAVWFVFVGWWLTGLWLSVAWLLNVTIIGIPLGIKLINKVPYVLSLKKRETYVDETHGRSQYSIPVRALWFVFVGWWASGVWTGVAYALTLTIVGIPLAVWMYNKLPFVVSLYNY, via the coding sequence ATGACCGACCAACCCTCGCTTCTCGTCCGTGCCGTCTGGTTCGTCTTCGTCGGCTGGTGGCTGACCGGCCTCTGGCTCTCGGTCGCGTGGCTGCTAAACGTCACTATCATCGGTATCCCGCTGGGTATCAAGCTGATAAACAAAGTCCCCTACGTGCTCTCGCTGAAGAAGCGGGAGACGTACGTCGACGAGACCCACGGCCGCTCGCAGTACTCGATTCCCGTGCGGGCGCTGTGGTTCGTCTTCGTCGGCTGGTGGGCCAGCGGCGTCTGGACCGGCGTCGCCTACGCGCTGACGCTGACTATCGTCGGCATCCCGCTGGCGGTGTGGATGTACAACAAGCTCCCGTTCGTGGTCTCGCTGTACAACTACTAG
- a CDS encoding phosphate-starvation-inducible PsiE family protein translates to MDDEESEPVGGSLQRDGTLDERLLALSEELIRYVEVVAALVIVLLFAIGVFDLGLQIFMSALSGRITDPLVVVGFIDTALLLFIIVEVYQTVVAYTQESETRRIVRLVIYTGVIAMVRKAIIFRTGEYADEQAALMAAGSYTLIIVGLAVLLVVERRATDSGTV, encoded by the coding sequence ATGGACGACGAGGAGTCCGAGCCCGTCGGCGGGTCGCTCCAGCGGGACGGTACCCTCGACGAGCGACTTCTGGCGCTTAGCGAGGAACTCATCCGCTACGTCGAGGTGGTCGCCGCGCTGGTCATCGTGTTGCTGTTCGCTATCGGCGTCTTCGACCTCGGGCTCCAGATATTCATGAGCGCCCTCTCCGGCCGCATCACCGACCCGCTGGTCGTCGTCGGCTTCATCGACACCGCCCTGCTCCTCTTTATCATCGTCGAGGTGTACCAGACCGTCGTCGCCTACACCCAGGAGAGCGAGACGCGCCGAATCGTCCGGCTGGTCATCTACACCGGCGTCATCGCCATGGTCCGGAAGGCCATCATCTTCCGGACCGGGGAGTACGCCGACGAACAGGCCGCGCTGATGGCCGCCGGCTCCTACACCCTCATCATCGTCGGGCTCGCGGTGTTGCTGGTCGTCGAGCGACGGGCCACCGACAGTGGGACGGTCTGA
- a CDS encoding radical SAM protein, producing MISEGCEQCAKGGKMVMFVYGYCDQRDCFYCPLGENRKNVTQMYANERPIEDDQDVIEEAKRMSALGTSITGGEPQEVLDRTCHYLELLKDEFGEDHHTHLYTGITGGRENMRRLSEAGLDEIRFHPPLELWGEMHGTEWEEILYIAREEGLTPAFEIPGIRAEEEFLEFLDEGAADFCNINEFEMSDGNYRRMQEEGFELKEDHMSAVEGSHDILEQMGDHEKVYFCTSVFKDAAQHRSRLKRMARNIRREFDDTTEDGTLVYGKAWVSEARLQELGVPEEFYAVKSDHVELAWWLLEEMVEEGDVPKGEIVEQYPTYDGTVVERTPLSGGSGGNRATADD from the coding sequence ATGATTTCCGAGGGCTGCGAGCAATGTGCCAAAGGCGGCAAGATGGTCATGTTCGTCTACGGCTACTGCGACCAGCGAGACTGCTTCTACTGTCCCCTCGGGGAGAACCGGAAGAACGTCACCCAGATGTACGCCAACGAGCGCCCCATCGAGGACGACCAGGACGTCATCGAGGAGGCAAAGCGCATGAGCGCGCTGGGGACCTCTATCACGGGCGGCGAGCCCCAGGAAGTGCTCGACCGGACCTGCCACTATCTGGAGCTTCTCAAAGACGAGTTCGGCGAGGACCACCACACCCACCTCTACACCGGTATCACCGGCGGCCGCGAGAACATGCGACGGCTCTCGGAAGCGGGCCTGGACGAGATTCGCTTCCACCCGCCACTGGAACTGTGGGGCGAAATGCACGGCACCGAGTGGGAGGAGATTCTCTACATCGCCCGCGAGGAGGGGCTCACTCCCGCCTTCGAGATTCCCGGCATCCGTGCCGAGGAGGAATTCCTCGAGTTCCTCGACGAGGGCGCCGCCGACTTCTGTAACATCAACGAGTTCGAGATGTCCGACGGGAACTACCGCCGGATGCAGGAGGAAGGCTTCGAGCTCAAGGAGGACCACATGAGCGCCGTCGAGGGGAGCCACGACATCCTCGAACAGATGGGCGACCACGAGAAGGTGTACTTCTGTACGAGCGTGTTCAAGGACGCCGCCCAGCACCGCTCCCGGCTCAAGCGGATGGCCCGCAACATCCGTCGGGAGTTCGACGACACCACCGAGGACGGCACGCTCGTCTACGGGAAGGCGTGGGTCAGCGAAGCCCGGCTTCAGGAGCTGGGCGTTCCCGAGGAGTTCTACGCCGTCAAGTCCGACCACGTCGAGCTCGCCTGGTGGCTCCTCGAAGAGATGGTCGAGGAGGGCGACGTGCCCAAAGGGGAAATCGTCGAGCAGTACCCGACCTACGACGGGACCGTGGTAGAGCGGACGCCGCTGTCGGGTGGCAGCGGTGGCAACCGAGCCACAGCCGACGACTGA
- a CDS encoding zinc ribbon domain-containing protein produces the protein MALGQVELAARVAAGLFVVVAPTLLFLALWRGLQSMQDDALVERVRQRAERSDESGLALVPTPSAESPTVSCPNCGAGNRDGVAYCRQCLAPL, from the coding sequence ATGGCACTCGGTCAAGTCGAACTCGCCGCCCGGGTGGCCGCCGGGCTGTTCGTCGTCGTCGCGCCGACGCTGCTCTTTCTCGCGCTCTGGCGGGGGCTGCAGTCGATGCAGGACGACGCACTCGTCGAGCGGGTCCGCCAGCGCGCCGAACGGTCGGACGAGTCGGGTCTGGCGCTCGTCCCGACACCGAGTGCGGAGTCGCCGACGGTCAGCTGTCCGAACTGCGGCGCGGGGAATCGCGACGGCGTCGCCTACTGCCGGCAGTGTCTCGCGCCGCTTTAG
- a CDS encoding DUF373 family protein codes for MLLVLCVDLDDDLGRKTDVETPVVGRDNVVDAAVALASADPEDSDVNVLFEGVHIADEIDDEPVEVAAVTGVDAGDVAANRAVGEEVDTVLASLAASEDVRALVVTDGAQDESVVPVIRSRIRIDGVRRVVVRQAQDLESMYYTIKQVLDDPETRGTILVPLGILLLIYPMTIAVESLGYPGSALGIISGLLGLYVLARGLGAERLLDRAVSRATSGFYGGRITIITYVVAAALLAIGGVSGVTAYEAQPKPLSVVEVLAALVNGAVQWFAAAGITSSLGRVTDEYLNGAFEWRYLNAPFYVLAIGGVLHGLSAFFLGSRTLEYLAIVLTAGTLLGLASTLAFAIAESRLAGAERHNQGPGGPSSE; via the coding sequence ATGCTGCTGGTGCTGTGCGTGGACCTGGACGACGACCTCGGGCGCAAGACCGACGTCGAGACGCCCGTCGTCGGCCGCGACAACGTCGTCGACGCAGCGGTCGCGCTGGCCAGTGCCGACCCCGAGGACTCGGACGTGAACGTCCTCTTCGAGGGGGTCCACATCGCCGACGAAATCGACGACGAACCCGTCGAAGTGGCGGCGGTGACCGGCGTCGACGCCGGCGACGTGGCCGCCAACCGCGCCGTCGGCGAGGAGGTCGACACGGTGCTCGCCTCGCTGGCCGCGAGCGAGGACGTGCGCGCGCTGGTCGTCACCGACGGCGCACAGGACGAGTCGGTGGTGCCGGTCATCCGCTCGCGCATCCGCATCGACGGCGTCCGACGGGTCGTCGTCCGGCAGGCACAGGACCTCGAATCGATGTACTACACCATCAAGCAGGTGCTCGACGACCCCGAGACCAGAGGGACGATACTCGTCCCGCTCGGCATCCTCCTGCTCATCTATCCGATGACCATCGCCGTCGAGTCGCTCGGCTACCCCGGCTCGGCGCTGGGTATCATCTCCGGTCTGCTGGGGCTCTACGTCCTCGCGCGCGGGCTGGGCGCCGAGCGGCTGCTCGACCGGGCCGTCTCGCGTGCGACCTCCGGCTTCTACGGCGGGCGTATCACCATCATCACCTACGTCGTCGCCGCCGCCCTGCTGGCCATCGGCGGCGTCAGCGGCGTCACGGCTTACGAGGCCCAGCCGAAGCCGCTCTCGGTCGTCGAGGTGTTGGCGGCGCTGGTCAACGGCGCCGTCCAGTGGTTCGCCGCGGCGGGCATCACCTCCAGTCTGGGCCGGGTCACGGACGAGTACCTCAACGGCGCCTTCGAGTGGCGCTACCTCAACGCCCCTTTCTACGTGCTGGCCATCGGCGGCGTGCTTCACGGGCTCTCGGCGTTCTTCCTCGGGAGCCGGACGCTCGAGTATCTCGCCATCGTTCTCACCGCCGGCACGCTGCTCGGGCTGGCGAGCACGCTCGCCTTCGCCATCGCCGAATCCCGGCTGGCGGGCGCCGAGCGCCACAACCAAGGCCCCGGCGGTCCCTCCTCGGAGTGA
- a CDS encoding globin-coupled sensor protein: MSDYAAIFGQGGLNDQVDVDALVREIGLDRSEIEWRKDYLDFDAADRQRLEALQPLFEENADAVADAFYENLTQYDETVAVISRSPKAVDALKDTQRAYFVTLAEGEYGEEYFQNRARIGKLHDILEMPMKQYIGQYGVYYDLILPLLTERASERITERLEAALDGTATDGGVAAASEETVDDIVTEEITDLREDITSVLRIINLDMQVVADTYIHSYSQKLQAEIERRERLAAEVEDDLETPISELRDSADGVAQSSQQISELTTEQSERIQSIAGEVSNMSATVEEVAASANEVESNSQRARRLAEDGQSAADDAMGVMDDVGEAVDEVSTDVDELQDRVGEIDAVVEVINDIAEQTNILALNASIEAARAGEAGSGFAVVADEVKSLAGDSQERAQEIETLVHAIEADTEDTVESLDETTERIESGIERVSEAMELLDDITEAVQETAQGIREVSDATDEQAASTEEVASMLDELVAQADTVAAEAEQIAAANEEQAATVEEVSQTVDRLTE, encoded by the coding sequence ATGAGCGATTACGCGGCGATATTCGGGCAAGGAGGGTTGAACGACCAGGTCGACGTCGACGCGCTCGTCCGGGAGATAGGGCTGGACCGAAGCGAGATAGAGTGGCGGAAAGACTACCTCGACTTCGACGCGGCCGACAGACAGCGGCTCGAAGCGCTCCAGCCGCTGTTCGAGGAGAACGCCGACGCCGTCGCCGACGCGTTCTACGAGAACCTCACGCAGTACGACGAGACGGTCGCGGTCATCAGCCGGTCGCCGAAAGCCGTCGACGCCCTGAAAGACACCCAGCGAGCGTACTTCGTCACGCTCGCCGAGGGCGAGTACGGCGAGGAGTACTTCCAGAACCGCGCCCGTATCGGCAAGCTCCACGATATCCTCGAAATGCCGATGAAGCAGTACATCGGCCAGTACGGCGTCTACTACGACCTCATCCTCCCGTTGCTGACCGAGCGGGCGAGCGAGCGCATCACGGAGCGCCTCGAAGCGGCGCTCGACGGGACGGCGACCGACGGCGGTGTCGCCGCGGCGAGCGAGGAGACCGTCGACGACATCGTCACCGAGGAGATCACCGACCTCCGCGAGGACATCACGTCGGTCCTGCGCATCATCAACCTCGACATGCAGGTGGTCGCGGACACGTACATCCACTCCTACAGCCAGAAGCTACAGGCCGAAATCGAGCGCCGCGAACGGCTCGCCGCCGAGGTCGAAGACGACCTCGAAACGCCGATTTCGGAGCTGCGTGACTCCGCTGACGGCGTGGCCCAGTCCTCACAGCAGATCTCCGAGCTGACGACCGAGCAGTCCGAGCGGATACAGTCCATCGCCGGCGAGGTCTCCAACATGAGCGCCACTGTCGAGGAGGTCGCCGCCAGCGCGAACGAGGTCGAAAGCAACAGCCAGCGCGCCCGCCGGCTCGCCGAAGACGGCCAGTCGGCCGCCGACGACGCGATGGGCGTCATGGACGACGTGGGCGAGGCCGTCGACGAGGTCTCGACCGACGTGGACGAACTGCAGGACCGCGTCGGCGAGATCGACGCCGTCGTCGAGGTCATCAACGACATCGCCGAACAGACCAACATCCTCGCGCTGAACGCCTCCATCGAGGCCGCCCGCGCGGGCGAGGCCGGGTCCGGATTCGCAGTCGTCGCCGACGAGGTGAAGTCGCTGGCCGGCGACTCACAGGAGCGCGCTCAGGAGATCGAGACGCTCGTCCACGCCATCGAGGCCGACACCGAGGACACCGTCGAGAGCCTCGACGAGACGACCGAACGGATCGAGTCCGGCATCGAGCGCGTCTCCGAAGCGATGGAGCTGCTCGACGACATCACCGAGGCCGTCCAGGAGACCGCACAGGGCATCCGGGAGGTCTCCGACGCCACCGACGAACAGGCCGCAAGCACCGAAGAGGTCGCCAGTATGCTCGACGAACTCGTCGCCCAGGCGGACACCGTCGCCGCCGAAGCCGAGCAGATCGCCGCCGCCAACGAGGAACAGGCCGCCACGGTAGAGGAAGTGTCCCAGACCGTCGACCGGCTGACCGAGTGA
- a CDS encoding DUF1109 domain-containing protein, whose protein sequence is MRFAIDSGKLLYALGVLFAAASLLYFSRDVVFDLSITVKAALLCLAFVALFLAGLTVQRDVLDVVAFALAGVTYIVFVGYVVFRYDPGETGTFLLLAFSAALFVALGYLLREGTLTVPRRQAATVAAGLLLVSVALVGLDAVGGDVRYELSTTSPVTVGPVGDGPTPYSQREHRVGTLTASNEFVFTRALSLPRVEGCLAGVGAGPQNDVYLSYEYPGYAQPDTIAGGATRTVPVIADLPIDRNRTEPVTYTVERGSDCSVERSEPTLLVSLASENRRLD, encoded by the coding sequence ATGCGATTCGCCATCGACAGCGGTAAACTCCTGTACGCGCTCGGCGTGCTGTTCGCGGCGGCGTCGCTGCTGTATTTCTCCCGCGACGTGGTCTTCGATCTCTCGATTACGGTCAAGGCGGCGCTGCTCTGTCTCGCGTTCGTGGCGCTCTTCCTCGCCGGACTCACCGTCCAGCGGGACGTGCTGGACGTGGTGGCCTTCGCGCTGGCCGGGGTCACCTACATCGTCTTCGTGGGCTACGTCGTCTTCCGGTACGACCCCGGCGAAACGGGCACCTTCCTCCTGCTCGCGTTCTCGGCGGCGCTGTTCGTCGCGCTCGGCTACCTGCTGCGCGAGGGGACGCTCACCGTCCCGCGGCGACAGGCCGCCACCGTCGCGGCGGGGCTCCTGCTCGTGAGCGTCGCGCTGGTCGGGCTCGACGCCGTCGGCGGGGACGTGCGCTACGAGCTCTCGACGACGTCGCCGGTCACCGTCGGCCCGGTCGGCGACGGGCCGACGCCGTACAGCCAGCGGGAACACCGGGTCGGGACGCTGACCGCGAGCAACGAGTTCGTCTTCACCCGGGCGCTCTCCCTGCCACGGGTCGAGGGCTGTCTCGCCGGAGTCGGGGCGGGCCCACAGAACGACGTGTACCTGTCCTACGAGTATCCCGGCTACGCCCAGCCAGACACCATCGCCGGCGGGGCGACCCGGACCGTCCCCGTCATCGCCGACCTCCCGATAGACCGTAACCGGACCGAGCCGGTGACCTACACCGTCGAGCGCGGCAGCGACTGCAGCGTCGAGCGGTCCGAGCCGACGCTGCTGGTCTCGCTGGCGAGCGAGAACAGGCGGCTGGACTAA
- a CDS encoding AbrB/MazE/SpoVT family DNA-binding domain-containing protein translates to MVKVDSKGRIVLPKEVRERLNITPGTEVDIHEKDGKAVVEPEDDPEQIIGRMDQLIAEASSEREEVKPLDEGTDPIAKKHRDAIRRGAEENSDE, encoded by the coding sequence ATGGTCAAGGTGGATTCGAAAGGACGAATCGTACTCCCGAAAGAAGTGCGAGAGCGCCTCAATATCACTCCCGGTACAGAAGTGGACATCCACGAAAAAGACGGAAAAGCAGTCGTTGAACCTGAAGACGATCCCGAACAGATCATTGGCCGCATGGATCAACTCATCGCGGAAGCGTCATCCGAGCGAGAGGAGGTGAAACCGCTTGACGAAGGGACTGACCCCATTGCCAAGAAGCACAGAGATGCGATTCGAAGGGGAGCAGAGGAAAACAGCGATGAGTGA
- a CDS encoding TRAM domain-containing protein: MPDCPLADDCPSFTERIEGMGCTHYGDRGGAEWCNHYNQPISDLKSQPVKPGQEVVVEVDDIHESGAGVGRTEDGFIVMVDGVLPPARSKVQITKVRSNHARADELERLERDEEDAEDADDDESGYQGDDDDEEADERLGSRDNFWGS; this comes from the coding sequence ATGCCCGACTGTCCGCTCGCCGACGACTGCCCTAGTTTTACAGAACGCATCGAGGGGATGGGCTGTACGCACTACGGCGACCGCGGGGGTGCCGAGTGGTGTAACCACTACAACCAGCCGATTTCGGACCTGAAGAGCCAGCCCGTCAAGCCGGGTCAGGAGGTCGTCGTCGAGGTCGACGACATCCACGAGAGCGGCGCCGGCGTCGGCCGGACCGAGGACGGGTTCATCGTGATGGTCGACGGCGTCCTGCCGCCGGCCAGGTCGAAAGTCCAGATTACCAAGGTCCGGTCGAACCACGCGCGAGCGGACGAACTCGAACGACTGGAACGCGACGAGGAGGACGCCGAGGACGCTGACGACGACGAGAGCGGCTACCAGGGCGACGACGACGACGAGGAAGCGGACGAACGGCTCGGCAGCCGCGACAACTTCTGGGGCAGCTAG
- a CDS encoding sensor histidine kinase encodes MPELIHPVVALGIISTALALLIAGVTWQQRETRGARTYTVLMLTLAVWSTLYVAQLLAPTVATKRPWFVARHAMSPLFAMAFWVFAGRYTDRQDLLVRRYLVPIAAVGLGLVGCVLSNPGDLYWSALALDPMGSLFLLELTLGPLFWLNCVYIFGVVAAAHVVIVSTWKRTFASYRPQLAVMTAVGVIEFALSVLFLSEHTTLIPALNPWPNVQLITYGATVAALPIGWSYVNDFLFDIQPLARQAVVESMDDAVYIVDREGTIRYTNPPGNRLLGRPPEADAPTEPVEEAFATRPTLLACYTAVAGDDPPADDTILDCSIDGEQRFYDVRVSTITNSSRECSGAVVVARDITEERRQRGRLQVRTAQLERQNERLDQFGQYVSHDLRNPIQVASGYVELARETEDLSRLDDIDRAIRRMSEMVEDLRELTAVDRDSLDVAPVNLATAAHTAWAHVDTAGATLSVPENATLLADEDYLLHVFENLFRNSMEHGLPDEAEATLGDGGGLTVTVGPLDGGFFVADDGVGIPEADRDAVLDHGYSTDGGTGLGMSIVRTIADVHEWSVTVTESATGGARFEFRNVEHPEE; translated from the coding sequence ATGCCCGAACTCATCCACCCCGTCGTCGCCCTCGGGATAATCTCTACTGCGCTCGCGCTACTCATCGCCGGGGTGACGTGGCAACAGCGGGAGACGCGGGGCGCGCGAACCTACACGGTGTTGATGCTCACACTCGCCGTGTGGTCGACGCTGTACGTCGCCCAGCTGCTGGCGCCGACAGTGGCGACCAAGCGCCCGTGGTTCGTCGCCCGCCACGCGATGAGCCCGCTGTTCGCGATGGCGTTCTGGGTGTTCGCCGGCCGCTACACCGACCGGCAGGACCTGCTCGTCCGGCGGTATCTGGTCCCCATCGCCGCGGTCGGGCTCGGCCTCGTCGGCTGCGTCCTGTCGAACCCCGGCGACCTGTACTGGTCGGCGCTCGCGCTCGACCCGATGGGGTCGCTGTTCCTGCTCGAACTGACCCTCGGGCCGCTGTTCTGGCTCAACTGCGTCTACATCTTCGGTGTCGTCGCCGCCGCCCACGTCGTCATCGTCTCGACGTGGAAACGCACGTTCGCCAGCTACCGCCCCCAGCTCGCCGTGATGACCGCCGTCGGCGTCATCGAGTTCGCCCTCTCGGTGCTCTTTCTCTCGGAACACACTACACTGATTCCGGCCCTGAACCCGTGGCCCAACGTCCAGCTCATCACCTACGGGGCGACTGTCGCCGCCCTGCCCATCGGCTGGTCGTACGTCAACGACTTCCTCTTCGACATCCAGCCCCTGGCCCGACAGGCCGTCGTCGAGAGCATGGACGACGCCGTCTACATCGTCGACCGCGAGGGGACCATCCGCTACACGAACCCGCCGGGGAACCGCCTGCTCGGCCGGCCACCCGAGGCCGACGCCCCGACCGAACCCGTCGAGGAAGCGTTCGCGACGCGGCCGACGCTGCTCGCCTGCTACACCGCCGTCGCCGGCGACGACCCGCCCGCCGACGACACCATCCTCGACTGCAGTATCGACGGCGAGCAGCGCTTCTACGACGTCCGCGTCTCGACGATTACGAACTCGTCCCGGGAGTGCTCCGGCGCCGTCGTCGTCGCCCGCGACATCACCGAGGAACGCCGCCAGCGCGGTCGGCTCCAGGTCCGAACCGCCCAGCTCGAACGGCAGAACGAACGCCTGGACCAGTTCGGCCAGTACGTCTCCCACGACCTGCGAAACCCCATTCAGGTCGCTTCGGGCTACGTCGAACTCGCCCGCGAGACCGAGGACCTCTCCCGACTCGACGACATCGACCGCGCCATCCGCCGGATGAGCGAGATGGTCGAGGACCTCCGGGAACTGACCGCCGTCGACCGCGACAGCCTCGACGTCGCTCCCGTGAACCTCGCCACCGCCGCCCACACCGCCTGGGCCCACGTCGACACCGCCGGCGCGACGCTTTCGGTCCCCGAAAACGCGACGCTCCTCGCCGACGAGGACTACCTCCTGCACGTCTTCGAGAACCTCTTCCGCAACTCGATGGAACACGGCTTGCCGGACGAGGCCGAGGCGACGCTGGGTGACGGCGGTGGTCTCACGGTCACTGTCGGCCCGCTCGACGGCGGCTTCTTCGTCGCCGACGACGGCGTCGGCATCCCGGAAGCCGACCGCGACGCCGTGCTCGACCACGGCTACTCCACCGACGGCGGCACCGGGCTGGGCATGTCTATCGTCCGGACCATCGCCGACGTCCACGAGTGGTCGGTGACCGTCACCGAGAGTGCGACCGGTGGTGCTCGCTTCGAGTTCCGGAACGTCGAGCACCCCGAGGAATGA